Genomic segment of Salvia hispanica cultivar TCC Black 2014 chromosome 2, UniMelb_Shisp_WGS_1.0, whole genome shotgun sequence:
CAGTTGTGTGCATTTAAATGTCTTGTTTAATCGTCTAGGTTTTAAGTAGTATTTTATAGCTTTGCGTGACACAGTTTTCAGTTGTAATTTGTGAGCTGTGTTTATCGCCTTCTGCTTTTccatgaacttgttgtgtGCCTGAATGGTTAAATTGGAAATTGAATCATTTTGGAGAGACAATTTCAGCATATTTCATGCTGGTTAGGTGTTTGTTGTAGCGTTGTCGCCAAAAGTTAGCTTTTTGATTGTTTATTGATGGCTAGAGCTGAATTTTGGAATGAAATTCGTTCTATTTGATGAAGAATTTGTGCTTATATATGAGTGCTTGCAGGTTCAATCCTCGTTCAACTTGTTTGCATTGTATTGTAGGTTTATGGTGGAGCCAGGGAACATTGTGCCGATGGACTTCAAGAGTAATCGTTGGGCTGGGAACATTTTCGACCAGTTGGAGCACGTGTTTCGTACGGATATGGATGAATTGGTAAACAAGGTAGTGCATCTTCTATTTCGTTTTTGCCATGGCACGTTTCTGTCGGAATGAGTAGTGTTTTGATGCAAAGAAAATATCACTTAACGTTGTGTGGCTATGTTATGtctattactatattatagACTTCTTTTTGCTTCTTTTCTAAAGAAGTCAGTGATTCAGTCATTCATCAATAAGTGCGATTCAGAAATTGAGCTGTATGTTGCTCCTCTTGAACAGGATACTTTGAAATTTTTCGAGAACAAGGTGCAAAGTGTAGGCATGTCTGTCAAAAGACTTTACTCTGGTGTAGTGCAAGACATATTTCCACTCTCTGGGGACACTGCAGAGCCCGAGCAACAATTGGCTGCTGGTGAACAAGTTGATGTGCAGGATGGTGTGTTAATTTCTAGGACTGGAGCAACTTCCACTTGGGCTGATGAAATGCAACTGGCAAATAATCATGTCTCCGATTATGACAAGGTGCGAATCTCTCAGCTGGCTGATGTCCCGGAGGCACAAAATAAGAGAGAACAAGGGAATGGCATGGTCCCAGATAGCGAAGACAGTATTACTGCAGAAAAGAATGTTACAGATGGTGGCGTTTTTTCATCAGAGTTTGATGAGGACGTATTTCCTTTGCTTGCATTTTCAGCCCATGAAGAGGAAAGAAGGGATTTGAACCAGCAAAAAGGAGATGAGGTATTCTCAGACAGCACAATACCTCGTTTTGATTCTCCGACCGCTGCTTGGTTCTGTAAAAGCAAGTCGGTTGAGGATCAATATTTAGATCCAAACGGGAGTTTATCTTCTGCACCTGCACCTGTTTTGACTGAAGATAATTGTTCGCTGATGGATTCACCACTTCCTCTTGCTTGTGATGTTGATGACTATGTTCAGGAAAAATACATGGCTCTGTCTAAAAGCTGCTCTTCAGATGTAAATGGGAGTTTATATTCACCACCTGTACCTGTTTTGACTCAAGATTGTTCGCTGGCAGATTCACCACTTCCTCTTGCTTGTGATGTTGATGACGAGGTTCAGGAAAAATATATGGCTGTGTCTAATATCTGCTCTACTGAAGATGATAGTGTTGATTTATCGACCTCAGTTCAGTCATCTGAACGTgtgctttcatttttttgcgatgaaaaagaagaaactgTGGCTGTCATGTCTTCCGCCTATTGTACATCCCCATGTTCTTGTATGACTACAAAGTCTTCGTGCGCAGAGTTTTCTAAGGAGGCTGATGATGTCCTGCACTCTCGTAGTTCCAGAGTATCTGAATGTTGCACTCATGATATTTCTGCTGCATCTTCCACAAAGTCTCTAATGATGGAATCAAATGGTTGCTTTGTCTTAATCTCTTTTATcatcttgtttattttttactatgcTTGTTGTTAtcttttttatcctttttcgTACTCGAAGATACATAGAAGTCTTAGAAACTAATGTTGGTTTTGGCAGATGACAACGCATTGCACGCCAATAGGTCAGAATTTTTGGATGGTTCATTTAAAATCTGCCATGAAGAACATTTCAAGAAACGCCATTCTGAAATTTTAATGTCTCCATCTGAATCTGGTAATTTCTGCGATACCTCTATCAACATTTACTTCTTCTATTAGTGAAATACGTTCTTCAACTATTCATACGGTTTATATTATATGCTTAATCATTTTGCAGAGTTTATGTATGGACTCGGTGCCCGAATTGGAGACCTTGATTTGGACAACGTCGACCTTTCCTCAAATGTAAAGCATGATGATGGAAGAAGTGTCGTTTTGTACAGCAATTTTCCCCAACCTAGCTcttatagaagaaaaaatttcAGTTATTATAAGGTAATATCTTTATGCTTTTACTTTTGTAATTATAAACAATCTTAACCAGATAAATTGCATATGGCATTTCCACACTGAcattaatattgttttttccACAGAAATTAATACACGGTGCCTTTAATTCTCGAAAGAGGATAGCCAAGGAATACGAGCAGTTGGCAATAATGTATGGTGACATTGATGTGGAATCAAAGCAGCATTTTACGCAAAGTTCCGTGTCCTCATTTCTGAACACAGCTCTACATGCGGAGGGAACACAGTCGTCTCAGGAGATGAGTGAAAACGACTGGCAGCTGCTCTGAGTGTCACATTTCCATCGGTAACGCTGGAGGCCATTTCTTCAACcagatatatattttttctatattatcaaattttcattaatttaaaacttcagacctctttgtttttgtttttttgaggAAAAAGCTAACAGCTGCTTTTGGCTAGTGTTTTTATGACaaattgtttcttttattaaatttctacTAGTTCTTACATTTGAGAAGAATAAGGATACCTATATATACTTGCATTGTGTTGTGGTTGTGGTGAATCATAAAATTCTCACTGACATAGGCTGTGGATGTTTTTGATACTGATTACTTCTTGACAGTTCCTCGACCTATTCTCTGCCGGAGGCAGTGGTTTCCCGACGGACAAAAAAGGTGTCTCCTCTCATACATTACATCACATCATTCTAGCTAGTCATATTATGGATTGATCGCGATAATCTTGTAAAAGTAGCGCGTAGAAAATCTCGTTCCAAGTATCGGGCACTCCAGGTAAGCACCAATGTATGCAATCTGCATAATTCTTGGGATCGGATCTCTGTTCTTTCGTTAAGAGCTTTCCCTTTCTTTCCCCGAAAATCGAAGGATGGCCATCTTTTCTGTATTCGGACAACTGGGTGATGTTCAAAACAGTAACATTAACCTTTAATCTCCCGAGTACATCTTCCACGACCCCCATGATGTCAAGGTTCGAACCAGTCCCCCAGTACGGCCCTTCAATCGGGTGTGTCTCGCTGAAGCAGTTCCCGTCTGTCCCGGGCTTCCATTCCCAACTCCTGCACACGAAAATTTGACACAATGGCTGTATTCATACGCTGTCTTATAACATCTGATTATAAATTAGACTTACCATAAGTGTGTAGGTGACATTGTTGCGAAGAAGATCTTCTGGGTTTCGGGATTGATGCGCGAATCGACCCAGTTCGCCCACGTCTCCATTGCCAACCTATATGCCGTTGTCACGTCGTATTCTTGGACGTTGTCGAGAGATCCGTACCTGTAAAAGCATAATTGCTACTCGTAATGTTGAACCCAAAACTGCGTATAAATGAAGTCTAGTTCGCACGAGAATAATTTTACGTGGCATTGATCGTAGGTTTGTACATCCACCATATATAACTCTCGAAAATCAAAACATCGGCTCCTTCCCACTCCTTGCTATGCTTAGCTACGGAATCGAGCTTCACTAGTCGTTTCATCACGGTGTGGTTCGTTGCATGGTCTGATATCGACTCGATTAGGAAAGGCGCCCAGTAGTACTCGATGGATGCATTGAATTCCTAGTGTTGATTGGAAACAACCTGGTTAACAAATGCTTCATTGTATTGAAGCGTTAAATAGAAactttatttgcactataatgTGTGTGCAATGGCAGATCCAGGTGAGGTCAGGTGGGTCAACCAACCCCATTGCCGGCCATTGTGTCTGACCTCACGAGTTTCATTTCCTGGATCAACCATtgtatgtgtttgtgtgtgtgtgtgtgagtacCTCGACTCTGAAAACTTTCCTCGGAGGTATGCGATGGAGGGATCTCGTTACAACTCGAGGAAGTGCAGAGTGTACTAAACAAATCATGGACTCAAACATGCCTCTTTGCACTGAATCTCCAACAAACATCAATCTTTTGTTTCTCAACATCTCCATTAACTTCATACCATCAAACCTAACATCATGATCATAGAGTGCATGTCAAGAAAAACATGCTACGTAAATTTTTTTGCAACGATGGGACAAAATCGAACATTTACCCGATATTACCTTGGCAAATCACACGCGTCAGGCTGCCACCTCCAGTTCTGATAAAAAGAATCGGATCTGCCATTCCTGACGCAAGTTGTCTGTTTCACCAGAAACGGGCAACTTTCTTCTCCATAGAGAGGAAAACTCTCATTATCCCGAATCCAGCTACCTTGGAACACATTGCACCCCTCCTCGATTTCCTCGTCCACGGATACATCGATCGGAACTGCAGTCGTATATCTGCGGCCAGTTGTCCACTCCAGCAGCATCGAGCTGCTCGGCCACATGCTGTAGCTGTTCCGGGAGCTATCTACAATGACTCGAGCTGCCCCGAGCGCGAGGACCGCCACGACGGAGAGGCGGAAGAGGAGGTGGATCCGTCGGTGGTGCAGTGTGGTCATGGTGGTTATGTTATGTGATATGTTTGGTTACTACATTGGTATATGTTTAAGGTTTAATGATTCAAGTGTATGCAACAACTGGTTGGTGAGGTTAGGCGTCGGGTAACACAAATGAGAAAACTAAGGTTGCTTACAATTTGTGCATGCTTACATTGTTTTAtggatttattaaaaaatatcgaGATTAAATAGATTGGACATCATAttatggattattttttttatatttaatttatatattattagttgAAAACTAAGCTTATGATTTCTTTCTAATTTAGCAATTAATGTGAATTAGGGAtcataaaaaagtaaagagatttaaaaaaaaagtaaattaccAAAACAAGTTCGATATAATTTTAGACTAGAGAgcacataaaaaatagtcaattcaattcaagcttaaatgttactactattaaactTGGATTTGCTAACTTTGTTGTAGAATTTTTTATGAGTGAATATAGTGTGATGGTTCATCTTTCCGTCaataaatttcttaatctagGACCACAATTTCAaccttttcaaaaaataaaaaaaaaaccaatttaATCGAAATAAAACCAATTCGTATTCCTCAATTTAATCGGGGTAGTTACTGCAAAAAGTTTCatcaatgttttaaattaatacaaaaagtTTTGAGTTCAcaaatatcatacaaaaagtttaattAGTGTTTCAAATTGATACATTCCGTCTAAATCATTTAACACCgttaactttaattaattttttatacattcTCTCTCTATGTTACCTAGTGGGGTATATACAATctacatacaaaatgtttcatcaaTGTTTGAATTgagtacaaaatgttttaagttaacatatatcatacaaaaagtttgattagtgCTGCGAAGTAGTACATTCCATCTAAAAATTACTAGCactattactttttctccaaaattgaGGCCTaaaaaacatgatattatttctctaaatAATACCTTATGCATTGCCATATGGGCATTTTATTAAGCAATGACTTCACATTTTACTTTCGGCTAATATTTGTAGCTAATTTAGAGTCGAAaggatgaaaaataagaaaaagtaacgATGTTAGTGATTTTTAGACGGAATGTACTAATTTGCAACActaatcaaattttttgtatgataCTATTTGTTAACTTAAAACTTACTCAATTGAAACATTGGAACATTTCGTACGTGAGGTGTAATTATCCCCGATTTAATCagaatataattttctataaatagtaattcaaaaaattatcaattcaGCTGTGTTCCGAAATGATAAGCCGTCTGAGAGTTGGCGGCGTACGGATGTGTTGCCTCCGCCTCCCTTCCCCGGCTGAGGCGCCGCCGCCATTCCGCATCTTCTGCGCTACAAGGTTCCTCGCCACTTCCTGCTCATTAAAAAGCAAGCGGCAGAAAGTAATTGTGATTTCTGGCCCCACCGGCGCCGGCAAAAGCAGGCTCGCCTTGGAGCTCGCAAAACGACTCAATGGAGAAATCATCAGCGCTGATTCCGTCCAGGTGAATGAATTTCTAGTATTCTGGTATAGAATTTCATTTGAGGAGtgtcaattttatttcaattttgattattgaGAGAGTTTGTATTTCGATGGCAGGTGTATAAAGGGCTTGATATTGGTTCAGCAAAGCCCTCCTTGGAAGACAGAGAGGTATTCTcgagttttgaatttgtgtgtTTGGTAATGATGCAGAGCTACTGGCTTTCAATTTAAAGTTATAAATTGATTCTGTAATTGGTAATTTGGGGAAATTGGTTATGATAAGGTTTATTTCATATGTAGTTGCATTGGATCCTTGCATTGCTGTGATAAGGTTTGAAGttttgtgaaaatgaaaaaaaggtgTGGTTGTGTTGTTGAAATGGTCTCTTTGTTTCTGATGGTTTTGCTTCATTGTGACTTTGTGaagataaaaatgatatttttttgctGATAAGTTGAAAGAATGTGCTTTAAGTGATTGTACTATTGCTCATATGCTTGAAGTTATGAGCACTGATTTATGTGTGGGAGTTGCTGAAGTAGTTACGtcaagaatttgaatttttccaGGAAGTCCCACACCATTTGGTGGACATATTGCACCCATCTGAAGGTAATATTTGAAAGATTGCGTTGAAAGcttattcattttcttatgcTGTAGCTATTTGGAGGTGAAATATGGCCCTGTGACATTATTTTGCGATTAGACTTGATCGTATAAGTAATAACTTGCTCCATAAAAGATCAGGAATCTAATTTACATGCTTGTGTGTCTTAAGTCGCTTATGCTATATTGTGTTGAGATATGAAAAGTGAATATATTAACTCTTTGCTCTTATTAACCTGAGGAAAGCAGTTCCTGGCAACATCACTGAGATATTGTTTGTGATATAGATATATAGTGCTATTGCGGTTATACAGTACGTCACGCTCACGTAGCGAAAACATTTTCATCagtttttccttctttttttaagCTGCGGGACCAGGATGGGGATTAAAAATCCTTCCTTTAAAGAATTTTTCGTTATCTTCTTTGTTGTTGGACTGTGAGATTGATTTCAAATCTGTTAAaacatggagtactatattttgatGGTTTTATTGGTTCATTTGTAACTGTTTTACAATGCATCATTAATCAAGCATCTTTGGAATGAAAATCCATCAGTTCGAGTGCTACCACAAGCTAAAATAAGATTCAAATGTGGTTTCTATGCTTACATGGGCTTTCATTACTAAATTTTGTGGCTTTTAATGTTTGATGTATCTCATAAAAGAATTTTCTTGGTCTATCAGATTATTCTGTTGGAAAATTTTATGAGGATGCGAGGCAAAAAACAGAGGAAGTTCTTTTTAGAGGCCGTGTCCCAATTGTGACAGGCGGTACAGGGTTGTACTTACGGTGGTATGTTGCTTACGTTTAATTCatggctttttttttttttttcttttgatcaTTATAACATTGAAAAATGCATTCTTCTAAATTTTCATTACTGTTGTGTAAGGTTCATATATGGGAAACCGGATGTTCCACAAGCCTCACCTGAGATCACCTCGGAAGTGCATTCAGAACTTGCAGAATTTCAGAGGGATGGTCACTGGGATGCAGCTGTACAATTGGTTGTCAAAGCAGGCGATCCAGGTGTCGAGTCATTAGCAGCAAATGATTGGTATCGGTTGCGTCGCAGACTTGAAATTCTTAAGGTTGGTTGAGAATTAGAACATATCATCTTTTTATTCTGTTCTAAATAAACATCTGAATGCCATGATTGTTTTAATCATGCAGTCTAGTGGCACATCTCCATCAGCCTTTAAAGTACCCTATAATTCTTTCAAGGAGAAGTTGGAATCGAATGATGCAGAATCGTCTGACATACACTCTTCAAATAGTGAACCTCAAAAGAAAGACTCAAACGACCTGGACtatgattttgtttgtttcttcCTTTCCACACAAAGGCTGGATCTTTACAGATCAATTGATTTCAGGTGTGAAGATATGCTTTTAGGTAAAGAGAAAGTTTATGGCGTCTTCTACATATATACACCTATGTAGGAAACTAGTCATATTTGCAAGAACTTACTGCTTTAAGTTGTCTTTTCCTATGCTAGATGATGGAATTTTATCGGAGTCAAAGTGGCTTCTTGATTTGGGCCTTATGCCTAATTCCAATTCTGCAAGTCGAGCAATTGGCTATAGACAAGTATGCTTCCAGTTCCATTTCTGAGGATCTTTGTCGTAAGGCCGGTGTTTGAGTTTGTTTTCCTTGTTTTTGAAATTCTTAGGCTATGGACTTTCTGCTAAGGGCCAGAGAACAACAGGGCTGGAGTTCTTCTAGAGAATTCTACAGATTTCTGTCTGAGTTTCAAAAAGCTTCTCGGTAAATTATTCCGATGAGTCATAGGAATGATAGagagttattttttagtaacttGAATAGTAAAATCGAGTTGGGTATAAAATTGCAGAAATTTTGCAAAGAGACAGTTGACATGGTTTCGGAACGAGCCCATCTACAGCTGGATTAATGCCTCAAGGCCCATGGTATGGAAAGAACATGTTTCGAGTCTATTGATTTTGACCGGCTGTGTTGTCATAGAATCTACCTTTATCTTGATTGCAGGAAGATGTGCTGAGATTCATATGTGACGCGTACGAAGACCAATCAGGGAACCTTAAAGTGCCTCAGTCGCTCTGCATGGAGAAGGACATGACGCATCCAAAGGAAGTCCGTCTACTTAAGGCTTATCGCACTCAAAATAGGTAGTCATTTCTCGCGTCTTTTATCTGCATTCTCATATAGATCTGTCAAGAATTAGAGTTCGATTCGTGCTATTCTACTGCTAAATTGAAATCTACGGCTTTGTGAAGGCTCTTCGTCTCGCCTGATGATTGTAGCAGCATTCTGGACTGGGTGAAGAGAACTCAAGGCGAACACACGATGTCTATTTGTTGAAATACACTGCTGCACACGCGGCCAGGTTTTCGTGTTTTCTCATTCGTAGAATCTGCTATTCTACTGCTAAAGATTCTTGTAAACCAGATGTAGCATAGAATGATCTACAGAATTGATGAATATACTGAAAAACTAGATGTATTTTGTCTCTTGATTAAATcccaaaaatgaattaataccCAACAAATCATAACCCCCTCAATAGGGGAAAGATGCCATAAAGTCATATAAATACTCTTGACAAATTCAACATTTAGTTGGTTTAAACTTTTCAATAACGAGGTTGAGTTTTCGATCGACcacataatttaatagtagtagaaatttttaatctatttatgtGCACAAAATGTAGTAATaggtaaaattaataataagtgcttttgattattttttgcaaaactAAATAGAAACTACGTGATAAAGTATGAGTTTAAGTACTGATGAAAAAGTAACCTAGTTCTTATTGTtaatgcacaaaattaaataatactactatgataTAAAACTAGAATAGAGTGGTAAAATAGTGGGTCAAGGGGCATGtatatatgttaattaatttataatgttaaAGGTTTGTTTGTACCTAAAACTACATTAGGAGGTTCTTTGAACTTTAGAGTAAGCATTAGGGGTGTATTTAACAATTTTCCGTACAtcgagaataaaataatatatttaataattaaaacacaaaatcacCATTTTAAACACAAATCTAACTTTAGAAAGCTCATTAATTTGGAGTTGATCATGGTCGATTAAGCTCGTGAGCATCACAACAATCTTCGGCTCTACTAATGTAAAATACATGTATATAATTCgcaattattattaaattattaatca
This window contains:
- the LOC125207805 gene encoding uncharacterized protein LOC125207805; the protein is MVEPGNIVPMDFKSNRWAGNIFDQLEHVFRTDMDELVNKDTLKFFENKVQSVGMSVKRLYSGVVQDIFPLSGDTAEPEQQLAAGEQVDVQDGVLISRTGATSTWADEMQLANNHVSDYDKVRISQLADVPEAQNKREQGNGMVPDSEDSITAEKNVTDGGVFSSEFDEDVFPLLAFSAHEEERRDLNQQKGDEEKYMALSKSCSSDVNGSLYSPPVPVLTQDCSLADSPLPLACDVDDEVQEKYMAVSNICSTEDDSVDLSTSVQSSERVLSFFCDEKEETVAVMSSAYCTSPCSCMTTKSSCAEFSKEADDVLHSRSSRVSECCTHDISAASSTKSLMMESNDDNALHANRSEFLDGSFKICHEEHFKKRHSEILMSPSESEFMYGLGARIGDLDLDNVDLSSNVKHDDGRSVVLYSNFPQPSSYRRKNFSYYKKLIHGAFNSRKRIAKEYEQLAIMYGDIDVESKQHFTQSSVSSFLNTALHAEGTQSSQEMSENDWQLL
- the LOC125207806 gene encoding protein trichome birefringence-like 31, with the protein product MTTLHHRRIHLLFRLSVVAVLALGAARVIVDSSRNSYSMWPSSSMLLEWTTGRRYTTAVPIDVSVDEEIEEGCNVFQGSWIRDNESFPLYGEESCPFLVKQTTCVRNGRSDSFYQNWRWQPDACDLPRFDGMKLMEMLRNKRLMFVGDSVQRGMFESMICLVHSALPRVVTRSLHRIPPRKVFRVEEFNASIEYYWAPFLIESISDHATNHTVMKRLVKLDSVAKHSKEWEGADVLIFESYIWWMYKPTINATYGSLDNVQEYDVTTAYRLAMETWANWVDSRINPETQKIFFATMSPTHLWSWEWKPGTDGNCFSETHPIEGPYWGTGSNLDIMGVVEDVLGRLKVNVTVLNITQLSEYRKDGHPSIFGERKGKLLTKEQRSDPKNYADCIHWCLPGVPDTWNEIFYALLLQDYRDQSII
- the LOC125203418 gene encoding tRNA dimethylallyltransferase 9 isoform X2 — protein: MISRLRVGGVRMCCLRLPSPAEAPPPFRIFCATRFLATSCSLKSKRQKVIVISGPTGAGKSRLALELAKRLNGEIISADSVQVYKGLDIGSAKPSLEDREEVPHHLVDILHPSEDYSVGKFYEDARQKTEEVLFRGRVPIVTGGTGLYLRWFIYGKPDVPQASPEITSEVHSELAEFQRDGHWDAAVQLVVKAGDPGVESLAANDWYRLRRRLEILKSSGTSPSAFKVPYNSFKEKLESNDAESSDIHSSNSEPQKKDSNDLDYDFVCFFLSTQRLDLYRSIDFRCEDMLLDDGILSESKWLLDLGLMPNSNSASRAIGYRQAMDFLLRAREQQGWSSSREFYRFLSEFQKASRNFAKRQLTWFRNEPIYSWINASRPMNLPLS
- the LOC125203418 gene encoding tRNA dimethylallyltransferase 9 isoform X1 — protein: MISRLRVGGVRMCCLRLPSPAEAPPPFRIFCATRFLATSCSLKSKRQKVIVISGPTGAGKSRLALELAKRLNGEIISADSVQVYKGLDIGSAKPSLEDREEVPHHLVDILHPSEDYSVGKFYEDARQKTEEVLFRGRVPIVTGGTGLYLRWFIYGKPDVPQASPEITSEVHSELAEFQRDGHWDAAVQLVVKAGDPGVESLAANDWYRLRRRLEILKSSGTSPSAFKVPYNSFKEKLESNDAESSDIHSSNSEPQKKDSNDLDYDFVCFFLSTQRLDLYRSIDFRCEDMLLDDGILSESKWLLDLGLMPNSNSASRAIGYRQAMDFLLRAREQQGWSSSREFYRFLSEFQKASRNFAKRQLTWFRNEPIYSWINASRPMEDVLRFICDAYEDQSGNLKVPQSLCMEKDMTHPKEVRLLKAYRTQNRLFVSPDDCSSILDWVKRTQGEHTMSIC